One genomic segment of Mobula hypostoma chromosome 2, sMobHyp1.1, whole genome shotgun sequence includes these proteins:
- the lyrm2 gene encoding LYR motif-containing protein 2: MAAGRLPSGVLSFKEFMHRRNVLDLYRKILKAINQIPDEGDKQYLKNWAREEFKQNKNATNQDTIRMMLTHGNLQLQELEKMLRLAK; this comes from the exons ATGGCGGCGGGTCGCTTACCGTCCGGTGTGCTCAGCTTTAAAGAG TTCATGCACCGTAGAAACGTCCTGGATTTATACCGGAAGATTTTAAAAGCCATTAATCAAATTCCAGATGAAGGAGATAAGCAGTACCTTAAAAACTGGGCTAGAGAAGAATTCAAACAGAACAAAAATGCTACAAATCAA GATACAATACGGATGATGCTGACCCATGGAAATCTACAACTGCAGGAGCTGGAGAAAATGCTTCGATTagcaaaatga